The following proteins come from a genomic window of Larimichthys crocea isolate SSNF chromosome III, L_crocea_2.0, whole genome shotgun sequence:
- the LOC109141459 gene encoding uncharacterized protein LOC109141459 — protein MKPYGGFLMLPRELCSRMHVCVSIWTLPQMTSHLCLLILSSLAVSSQLGLEDVFFSPQDQTVREGEGVFFQCVSGESSPPASITWLKDGTLVTRGRQIQGEYGGGNQKKTSGTLHLFNITLEDDGTYVCVAHNPLLNISKRSKPAKLTVQGVPKRLQIIQGPDNITVAIGTEVSMHCVVRGFPVPMVQWFKDGCILTNCSASFSLQNNGQLLTFRNVTKDDEGLYYCEASNQKESIKSQQAFLLPAQMDWSFVQQPTNLTVRREENVTLACRPPYSRPAAQVSWFKNNKLLTPTAHVTVLPSGDLFLHSVQEYDSGSYFCRASNIHLQRFLTSRRATLTVLAPPSVKLWPQMLTVSVGARVVLECQVSGYPLPSISWVKRGHSKQTGGKIALGLRNATLYIQSVRSYDEGVYVCEASNILGRSHNTAMLRVAVSPIIVTFVTQVSCRIGASAVLPCKAVGILPIRYTWTRGRAEAQSPISSSEDRHINEDGALHISSVQHYDAGEYYCTAENRAGRHQRRTILIVTAEHRLADRGKQTRLVLSAHTNTSTELQASQSSNSMPEQHLKTTHHPHVQEQHNKATCSLSHCDATTYKATTFSTFSSGAVAELKTAPWSLGRLLQHHRNQPTTNPTQPLVTQMQPPMLPPPPHPNFKSLDLHTQLPVTRHPLLISNSETQTTYSHTSVVTSEVLGTTIQYLVTESQSHWASTKRTQFQHPVSDELVIEPDSQGSNISAVTPASKITESYTETSVAQLSSKLLVDKPFGVLRQDSYSPQSPVNQTKMSHSGSVTESSASEVELPQTNSHQLVTKSPFYQIQHEPTLTLISQTKLKHPGQSLHRKTHWQPSLTISQISDSDPQQSFTQNLFPKFLLELSTIQHNLPSTQPPPPSVTRFQQYQIHSQPSSALPNPPSTISTLPQTQPQSSPTQHPLLHSQSSPPQTETFPLQHRNPLKIHLSITTIHSPDKTPGPSPFDPEIPVVHQVHLNTSQQDVPVQPAKSANDTELTEWLKRNTSQSPMTSNDPRVTQQSPSWLPVLEKHDIPIVVGVGVSLAFIFISVTFYSVVQKNEPAPTSRAAQRNLGVPMRHVDRRAAGRTYENRAFEDDDCVAVIEQSPNTSDTRARPPGPSLVTVQMEHTSEDLQEDTQPALDNHSVTVETYPEPILDTKIDPSLEEEKGCSLSQPSIQLQCGEDWTSNRGDNRSPCQDALPPPSSLPSRSPSPSPPSRLKEGLRSSLTLQSAEACAAPIHHSLSISHSNSPLLLSHHVSLGLTTVAVDVHFYPPATASMAVGTSTHINSVSNSTSVTAPLFSPPLVNSQENDQSAARFNQSK, from the exons ATGAAGCCATATGGTGGTTTCCTCATGCTTCCCAGGGAGCTCTGCAGTAGGATGCATGTCTGTGTCTCCATCTGGACGCTCCCACAGATGACTTCCCACCTCTGCTTACTCATCCTGTCCAGCTTGGCAGTGTCATCCCAACTGG GTTTGGAGGATGTTTTCTTCAGCCCACAGGACCAGACAgtcagagaaggagagggggtTTTCTTCCAGTGCGTATCAGGGGAAAGTTCACCTCCTGCAAGCATCACCTGGCTGAAAGATGGGACACTGGTCACAAGAGGTAGACAGATTCAG GGTGAGTATGGAGGTGGTAACCAGAAGAAGACTTCAGGCACTCTGCATCTTTTCAACATAACATTAGAGGATGATGGGACGTATGTTTGTGTCGCACACAATCCTTTACTGAACATCAGCAAGAGGAGCAAACCAGCTAAACTAACTGTGCAGG GGGTCCCTAAAAGGCTGCAGATCATCCAGGGCCCTGACAACATCACAGTTGCTATAGGAACAGAGGTCTCCATGCACTGTGTTGTCCGCGGCTTCCCTGTTCCCATGGTGCAATGGTTCAAAGACGGCTGCATCCTGACAAACTGCTCTGCTTCGTTCAGCCTTCAGAACAATGGACAGCTGCTCACATTCAG GAATGTGACCAAAGACGATGAGGGCTTGTATTACTGTGAAGCATCAAACCAGAAAGAGTCAATCAAATCACAGCAGGCCTTCCTTCTTCCAGCCC AGATGGACTGGAGTTTCGTCCAGCAGCCCACAAACCTGAcggtgaggagagaagaaaatgttaCACTTGCGTGCAGGCCTCCATACAGCAGACCAGCAGCCCAGGTGTCCTggttcaaaaacaacaaactcctCACTCCCACAGCTCATGTAACTGTGCTGCCCAGTGGAGACCTCTTCCtccacag TGTCCAGGAGTACGACAGTGGAAGCTACTTCTGCAGAGCCTCCAACATCCACCTTCAAAGATTTCTTACCTCTAGAAGAGCAACTTTAACTGTGCTGG CCCCACCGTCAGTGAAACTGTGGCCCCAGATGCTGACGGTGTCTGTGGGAGCTCGAGTGGTGCTGGAGTGTCAGGTTTCTGGTTACCCTTTACCCTCCATCAGCTGGGTGAAAAGAGGCCACTCCAAGCAGACTGGAGGCAAGATTGCTCTGGG ATTGAGAAATGCCACTCTCTACATCCAGTCTGTCAGAAGCTACGAtgagggagtgtatgtgtgcgagGCCTCCAACATACTGGGTCGAAGCCATAACACAGCAATGCTCAGAGTTGCTG TGAGTCCTATCATAGTGACCTTTGTCACTCAGGTAAGTTGCAGGATTGGGGCTTCAGCAGTCCTGCCCTGTAAAGCTGTAGGGATTCTGCCCATCAGATACACCTGGACCAGGGGCAGAGCAGAGGCACAGTCCCCCATCAGCTCCTCTGAAGACAGACACATCAATG AAGATGGAGCTCTGCATATTTCCAGTGTGCAGCATTATGATGCAGGGGAATATTACTGTACTGCTGAGAACCGAGCAGGACGACATCAGAGACGTACGATCCTTATTGTCACAG CTGAACATCGTCTAGCTGATAGAGGCAAGCAGACAAGACTGGTTTTGTCTGCT CACACCAACACTAGCACAGAACTGCAAGCTTCCCAATCCAGTAACTCAATGCCTGAGCAACACCTTAAAACAACACACCATCCACATGTACAGGAACAGCACAACAAGGCCACAT GCTCCTTATCACATTGTGATGCTACAACATACAAAGCTAccacattttctacattttcaagTGGAGCAGTGGCTGAGTTAAAGACAGCACCATGGTCACTTGGCCGTCTTTTACAGCATCACCGGAATCAGCCAACAACCAATCCAACACAGCCGTTAGTTACTCAGATGCAGCCTCCCATGTTaccacctcctccacatccAAACTTTAAGTCACTAGATCTCCACACCCAATTGCCAGTGACTAGGCATCctcttttaatttcaaatagtgaaacacaaacaacatatagCCACACATCAGTAGTCACCAGTGAAGTGCTGGGTACAACCATTCAATATCTAGTCACTGAAAGTCAGTCCCATTGGGCATCAACAAAACGTACACAATTTCAGCATCCAGTCAGTGATGAATTAGTGATAGAGCCTGATTCTCAGGGCTCTAACATCAGTGCTGTAACTCCAGCCAGTAAAATCACAGAGTCCTACACTGAGACGTCTGTGGCTCAACTATCGTCAAAGCTTCTAGTGGATAAACCTTTTGGGGTTCTAAGGCAGGATTCATATTCACCACAGAGTCCTGTAAACCAAACTAAGATGAGCCACTCTGGTTCAGTCACTGAGTCTTCTGCTTCAGAAGTTGAATTGCCCCAAACTAATTCTCACCAGCTGGTTACAAAAAGTCCATTTTACCAAATCCAGCATGAGCCAACCTTAACCCTGATTTCTCAAACCAAACTCAAGCACCCAGGTCAATCTTTACATCGGAAAACACATTGGCAGCCTTCACTAACCATTTCACAAATATCTGACTCCGATCCTCAACAATCATTTACTCAAAATCTTTTTCCTAAATTTCTTCTGGAGCTGTCAACAATCCAGCATAATCTGCCTTCTACacaacctccacctccttcagtCACAAGGTTTCAACAATACCAAATTCACAGTCAACCTTCATCCGCACTGCCTAACCCACCTTCAACCATATCTACACTTCCTCAAACCCAACCTCAATCATCTCCAACACAACACCCGCTGCTCCACTCGCAATCTTCTCCACCACAGACAGAAACTTTTCCACTTCAACACAGAAACCCTCTTAAAATCCATCTTTCAATCACAACCATCCATTCTCCTGATAAGACCCCTGGTCCATCACCATTTGACCCTGAAATTCCTGTTGTCCATCAAGTGCATCTAAATACTAGCCAGCAGGATGTCCCAGTTCAGCCAGCTAAATCAGCCAATGACACAGAGCTTACAGAGTGGCTGAAAAGAAACACATCCCAATCACCTATGACCAGCAATGATCCAAG AGTAACGCAACAGTCTCCATCATGGCTGCCTGTGCTGGAGAAACATGACATCCCCATCGTGGTGGGAGTGGGTGTATCTTTGgccttcatcttcatcagtgTTACTTTCTATTCAGTGGTCCAGAAAAATGAACCTGCACCAACAAGCCGCGCAG CTCAGAGGAATCTAGGTGTCCCCATGCGACATGTTGATCGTCGAGCAGCAGGACGAACATATGAAAACag AGCTTTTGAAGATGATGACTGTGTGGCTGTGATTGAGCAGAGCCCCAACACATCTGACACCCGAGCCCGACCTCCGGGACCGAGCCTGGTCACGGTGCAGATGGAGCACACATCTGAGGATCTTCAAGAGGACACCCAACCTGCTCTGGACAACCACTCAGTCACTGTAGAGACGTATCCTGAGCCCATTCTTGACACAAAG ATTGATCCctctctggaggaggagaagggctGCAGTTTGTCCCAGCCCAGCATCCAGCTGCAATGTGGTGAGGACTGGACCAGTAACAGAGGAGACAACCGTAGCCCATGCCAGGATGCCTTGCCTCCTCCATCATCCTTGCCCTCTCGTTCACCATCACCCTCTCCACCATCCAGACTTAAGGAAGGTCTGCGCTCCTCATTAACCTTGCAAAGCGCTGAGGCATGTGCAGCACCCATCCACCACAGCCTCAGCATCTCACACAGCAACTCTCCCCTGCTTCTTTCTCACCATGTCTCTTTGGGCCTGACTACAGTTGCAGTGGATGTCCATTTTTACCCACCAGCCACTGCTTCAATGGCAGTGGGCACAAGCACTCATATCAATTCAGTCTCTAATTCCACTTCAGTGACTGCGCCTCTGTTTAGTCCCCCTTTAGTTAACAGTCAGGAGAATGACCAATCGGCTGCCAGATTTAATCAGAGCAAGTAG
- the ptgs1 gene encoding prostaglandin G/H synthase 1 produces MKEFSIFSLWVFINLLLLESSSCAGDSGVVNPCCYYPCQNSGVCVRFGTDGYQCDCTRTGFHGDNCTVPEFWTRVRLMLKPSPGVVHYILTHFQWLWDIINKTFLQDTMMRLVLTVRSDLIPSPPTYNTKYGYLNWESYYNVSYYTRLLPPIPKDCPLPMGTKGKAVLPDPKVLAERFFKRKTFKPDPQGSNLMFAFMAQHFTHQFFKTNHEVQGGFTKAFGHGVDAGNIYGDNLMRQLQLRLHKDGKLKYQLVNGEMYPPTISEVPVHMVYPEHVPPEKRLVIGQEIYGILPGLTMYATLWLREHNRVCDILKAEHPTWDDEQLFQTARLIIIGEIINIIIEEYVQHLSGYLLKLKFDPSLLFNARFQYSNRIALEFCHLYHWHPLMPDSFLVDGDEIPYSKFIYNTSILLHYGVEKLVDGFSRQPAGQIGGGHNSHERVLNVAEMVIRESRATRIRPFNEYRKKFNLKPYSSFYEFTDDLEMARDLEELYGDIDALEFYPGVMLEKTRRNSIFGESMVEMGAPFSLKGLLGNPICSPEYWKPSTFGGETGFSIIKNSTLKNLVCLNTKWCPYVDFHVPRMEEEAKPKKSSTEL; encoded by the exons ATGAAAG AGTTTAGCATCTTCTCCCTCTGGGTGTTTATCAACCTGTTGCTGCTGGAGAGCTCATCATGTGCTGGTGACTCTGGTGTTg TGAATCCCTGTTGCTACTACCCTTGTCAGAactcaggagtgtgtgtgagatttggTACAGACGGATACCAATGTGACTGCACTCGCACTGGCTTCCATGGAGACAACTGTACAGTTC CGGAGTTCTGGACCAGGGTTCGTCTCATGCTGAAGCCCAGTCCTGGTGTCGTTCACTACATCCTTACTCACTTCCAGTGGCTCTGGGACATCATCAACAAAACTTTCCTGCAAGACACAATGATGAGATTAGTGCTGACAG TCAGGAGCGACCTTATTCCAAGCCCGCCGACCTACAATACTAAATATGGATACCTCAACTGGGAGTCCTACTACAACGTCTCCTACTACACCCGGCTCCTTCCTCCTATACCCAAAGACTGTCCTTTGCCCATGGGAACTAAAG GTAAAGCTGTTCTTCCTGATCCCAAAGTGTTGGCTGAAAGGTTTTTTAAGAGAAAGACATTTAAGCCAGACCCTCAGGGAAGCAATCTGATGTTTGCCTTCATGGCCCAACACTTCACCCACCagtttttcaaaacaaaccacGAAGTTCAAGGGGGCTTCACCAAGGCTTTTGGACATGGG GTAGATGCAGGCAATATATATGGAGACAACCTCATGCGACAGCTTCAACTCCGGCTTCATAAAGATGGAAAGCTGAAATATCAG tTAGTAAATGGTGAGATGTACCCTCCCACAATATCTGAGGTCCCTGTGCACATGGTGTATCCTGAACATGTCCCTCCAGAGAAGCGTCTGGTCATTGGGCAGGAGATATATGGCATCTTGCCGGGTCTCACCATGTACGCCACCCTTTGGCTGCGAGAGCACAACAGAGTCTGTGACATCCTAAAGGCAGAACATCCTACCTGGGATGATGAACAGCTCTTCCAGACTGCCAGACTCATCATCATTG GGGAGATAATCAACATCATAATCGAAGAGTACGTGCAACATCTGAGTGGTTACCTGCTGAAGCTGAAGTTCGATCCCTCTCTGCTGTTCAACGCGCGTTTCCAGTACAGCAACCGCATTGCTCTGGAGTTCTGCCACCTCTACCACTGGCACCCACTGATGCCCGACAGCTTTCTTGTCGATGGAGATGAAATCCCATACTCCAAATTTATTTACAACACCTCCATCCTCTTGCATTATGGGGTGGAGAAACTGGTGGATGGCTTCTCTCGACAGCCTGCAGGACAG ATAGGTGGAGGTCACAACTCTCATGAAAGAGTGCtaaatgtggcagaaatggTCATCAGAGAATCTCGAGCAACACGTATTCGGCCCTTTAATGAATACAGGAAGAAGTTCAACCTCAAGCCATACAGCTCTTTTTATGAATTTACTG ATGACTTAGAAATGGCCAGAGATTTAGAGGAACTCTACGGTGACATCGATGCTTTGGAGTTTTACCCAGGCGTCATGCTGGAGAAAACACGTAGGAACAGCATATTTGGTGAGAGTATGGTGGAGATGGGTGCTCCCTTCTCTCTGAAAGGCCTGTTGGGAAACCCCATCTGCTCCCCTGAGTACTGGAAGCCCAGCACCTTTGGGGGAGAGACAGGCTTCAGTATCATCAAAAATTCCACTTTGAAGAATCTGGTGTGCCTCAACACCAAGTGGTGTCCATACGTGGACTTCCATGTTCCCCgaatggaggaggaggcaaaaCCAAAGAAATCATCTACTGAGCTTTAG